The Hyphococcus flavus genome contains a region encoding:
- a CDS encoding TolC family outer membrane protein, which produces MRIKSCFAFTAAALAMVSIASGESLRDALALAYETNPTIRAERARLDATRETRAQAWAGALPQISATGAYNKVDSTQTSTIAQDAKLDTLTAGVTAEQPIFTGFRNFNAIKQAGARIRAGGAQLVATEQQVLSDVATAYFNVQRNMAVYELNKQNVAVLLRQKDMAQARFDVGEITKTDVAQADARLAEARARLSNAQGDLAVARAAYAQLVGRMPGDLETVETLPELPESLETAQALARKFAPSLVGAQEQAEVSRRQVSIARGALLPSVSLTAGYQYAEEPNTFIEQSEDLSFGARASVPLFAGGANYSRVREAKALHRSDRARVAEAERLVDSQTISAWERLVAARAVTISAEASVEANRLALEGVRQEALVGTRTTLDVLNAEQELLNAEVSLVSARRDAQSAAFSLLAAVGVLTPSAIGIEAVSDNSALDLYER; this is translated from the coding sequence GTGCGTATTAAATCTTGTTTCGCATTTACGGCGGCGGCTCTTGCCATGGTGTCGATTGCATCAGGTGAGTCTCTACGGGATGCGCTAGCCCTTGCTTACGAAACCAACCCGACAATCCGTGCTGAACGGGCGCGTCTCGATGCAACGCGTGAAACGCGCGCGCAGGCATGGGCCGGCGCCTTGCCGCAGATTTCGGCGACGGGAGCATACAACAAAGTAGACAGTACGCAGACCTCTACAATTGCGCAGGATGCTAAGCTCGATACGTTGACGGCGGGCGTGACTGCCGAGCAGCCTATTTTCACAGGCTTCAGAAATTTTAACGCTATCAAACAGGCTGGCGCCCGCATTCGCGCTGGCGGTGCTCAGCTCGTTGCGACTGAGCAGCAGGTTTTGAGCGACGTCGCGACTGCGTATTTCAATGTCCAGCGCAATATGGCTGTGTACGAATTAAATAAACAGAATGTTGCAGTTTTGCTGCGTCAGAAAGACATGGCGCAGGCACGCTTTGACGTCGGTGAGATCACGAAAACCGACGTCGCGCAGGCCGACGCACGCCTGGCTGAAGCGCGCGCAAGGTTGTCAAATGCGCAAGGCGACCTTGCCGTGGCCCGTGCGGCTTACGCGCAACTTGTCGGGCGTATGCCTGGCGATCTTGAAACAGTGGAAACGCTGCCTGAGTTGCCTGAGTCGCTGGAAACCGCGCAGGCATTAGCCCGGAAATTCGCGCCATCGCTCGTCGGCGCGCAAGAGCAAGCTGAAGTTTCCCGCCGTCAGGTATCGATCGCCCGCGGCGCGTTGCTGCCGTCAGTATCACTGACCGCGGGCTACCAGTACGCCGAGGAACCGAATACTTTCATTGAGCAGAGCGAAGATTTATCCTTCGGCGCCAGGGCCAGCGTGCCTCTCTTTGCCGGCGGCGCGAATTATTCTCGCGTACGTGAAGCGAAGGCGTTGCACAGAAGCGATCGCGCGCGTGTCGCCGAAGCCGAACGGCTGGTGGATTCGCAAACTATATCCGCCTGGGAGCGTCTTGTGGCGGCGCGGGCTGTGACGATCTCGGCTGAGGCGTCTGTCGAGGCAAATCGTCTTGCGCTTGAGGGCGTGCGGCAGGAGGCGCTGGTCGGCACGCGCACCACTCTTGATGTGCTGAACGCAGAACAGGAGCTGTTGAATGCCGAAGTGTCGCTGGTCAGCGCGCGCCGGGATGCCCAGTCCGCCGCGTTCTCCTTGTTGGCGGCTGTAGGGGTGTTGACCCCGAGCGCTATCGGGATTGAGGCGGTTTCCGATAATAGCGCGCTGGATCTTTATGAGCGTTAA